In the Malassezia vespertilionis chromosome 1, complete sequence genome, one interval contains:
- a CDS encoding uncharacterized protein (EggNog:ENOG503P4E3; COG:U; COG:Z) gives MSVTVQPRAIVAAEADVKGDVTIGSGTVVHPRARIHATSAPIVLGNNCIVEELATIESATVASNVHVSNFCVIGAGCVVESADNTLVHLDERSAIYGGYGSAHAWSGEGIGQKLAKHAKQLAFLSETIPQSHKLRITRR, from the exons ATGAGCGTCACGGTCCAGCCACGCGCGATTGTAgccgccgaggccgacgtGAAAGGTGATGTGACGATCGGATCCGGTACTGTTGTGCATCCGCGCGCACGGATCCACGCGACAAGCGCACCGATCGTGCTAGGCAACAATTGCATTGTGGAGGAGCTGGCAACGATTGAGTCTGCGAC cgttGCGAGCAACGTGCATGTGAGCAACTTTTGCGTAATTGGCGCTGGGTGTGTGGTCGAAAGTGCCGATAACACTCTTGTGCACCTCGACGAGCGCTCTGCCATCTATGGTGGGTACGGATCGGCGCATGCATGGAGCGGCGAAGGCATCGGCCAGAAACTTGCGAagcacgccaagcagcttgcgttCCTCAGTGAGACGATTCCCCAATCACACAAGTTACGTATTACTCGACGTTGA